A single region of the Halobacterium wangiae genome encodes:
- a CDS encoding branched-chain amino acid ABC transporter permease, with translation MESKEQESGWLERIVSVVDGRELLLLFALVLFPLFLTGNFSLTTHVLIFAMFAMGYYISLGETGMLTFGHAAFFGLGAYGSAFWLVHVDAPAYMGFFGIVTGTLLAIVGGIVIGALSLRRRGTYLALITLAFQQMVYFTFFQWESLTGGDDGLYGLETPTLGIPGVFVLEFEEAFGGLVNSEMMFFAFVFVIFTASVLAIRRLKQSKLGHVFNAVRENEDRANFLGYDVQRYRMIAFVASAGFAGLGGTLYPIYLNFVGLSTLNWVLSGEVNFFLLLGGLGSFVGPIVGTMSYYWVVDEISAFTEHWQLFVGLIFIALVLFLPEGIVGTLRDYVSDRTSYTTQEVPPRSNE, from the coding sequence ATGGAGAGCAAGGAGCAAGAATCAGGCTGGCTCGAACGGATCGTATCTGTCGTCGACGGACGGGAACTGCTGCTGCTCTTCGCGCTCGTACTGTTCCCCCTGTTCCTCACGGGCAACTTCTCGCTCACCACGCACGTGTTGATCTTCGCGATGTTCGCGATGGGGTACTACATCTCGCTGGGAGAGACCGGGATGCTGACGTTCGGCCACGCAGCGTTCTTCGGCCTCGGCGCGTACGGGTCGGCGTTCTGGCTCGTCCACGTCGACGCACCTGCGTACATGGGCTTCTTCGGCATCGTCACCGGGACGCTCCTGGCCATCGTCGGCGGCATCGTCATCGGTGCGCTCTCCCTCAGACGGCGCGGGACGTACCTCGCGCTCATCACGCTCGCCTTCCAGCAGATGGTGTACTTCACGTTCTTCCAGTGGGAGTCACTCACTGGCGGCGACGACGGCCTCTACGGGCTGGAGACGCCGACGCTGGGGATTCCTGGCGTGTTCGTCCTGGAGTTCGAGGAGGCGTTCGGCGGGCTGGTCAACTCGGAGATGATGTTCTTCGCCTTCGTGTTCGTCATCTTCACGGCGAGCGTCCTCGCCATCCGGCGACTCAAGCAGTCGAAACTCGGCCACGTGTTCAACGCGGTCCGGGAGAACGAGGACCGCGCGAACTTCCTCGGCTACGACGTCCAGCGCTACCGGATGATCGCCTTCGTCGCCAGCGCGGGGTTCGCCGGTCTCGGCGGGACCCTCTACCCGATCTACCTCAACTTCGTCGGACTGAGTACGCTGAACTGGGTGCTATCGGGCGAGGTCAACTTCTTCCTGCTGCTGGGTGGCCTCGGCTCGTTCGTCGGTCCCATCGTCGGGACGATGTCCTACTACTGGGTGGTCGACGAGATCAGCGCGTTCACGGAACACTGGCAGCTGTTCGTGGGCCTCATCTTCATCGCACTCGTGCTGTTCCTGCCGGAGGGAATCGTCGGGACCCTGCGGGACTACGTCTCCGACCGCACGTCGTACACGACCCAGGAGGTGCCCCCACGCAGCAATGAGTGA
- a CDS encoding VWA domain-containing protein yields the protein MTADCPRDSRSVRLFDDSVYGELVTFVRALRTAGAAVPANAAISAAEALSVAGVTDKERTRVSLRTAVITRADDRDLFDHLFEQFWGRLRDAVTRSQQDAGDDAADDDGFGFDAQETPADAETVDELPDESGGADSSDLSVGDSGGDPEDVYEMAQYSPVGASESVTPSSLSEEAATAAATERLTSVLATQTGRRPERANAGSRPDVRRALRNSVSTGGVLTSLPELHRKETEVRGVVFADVSRSMLDVLDRSFLVSFLRAVHQSWRSAQTFIFDTDVREITDALDTETADATFDALEAAEAAWGGGTRIGHAIESVHERDPDVVDHRTVVLVLSDGLEMGELDELESGMAWLARRASLVVWLNPLAKSSEYEPTAAGMATAVPYVDCLYPFAGVEDVDSLARELQLYPPRQVGVRPNTVY from the coding sequence ATGACGGCTGACTGTCCCCGGGACTCCCGGTCCGTTCGGCTGTTCGACGACTCCGTCTACGGGGAACTCGTGACGTTCGTTCGCGCGCTACGGACGGCGGGCGCCGCGGTTCCCGCCAACGCCGCCATCTCCGCCGCGGAGGCGCTGTCTGTGGCCGGCGTGACCGACAAGGAGCGAACGCGAGTGAGCCTGCGCACCGCGGTGATCACCCGGGCCGACGACCGCGACCTGTTCGACCACCTGTTCGAGCAGTTCTGGGGCCGTCTTCGGGACGCAGTAACGCGAAGCCAGCAGGACGCCGGCGACGACGCGGCCGACGACGACGGCTTCGGCTTCGACGCCCAGGAGACGCCGGCGGACGCGGAGACGGTCGACGAACTCCCGGACGAGTCCGGGGGTGCCGACAGCAGCGACCTCTCGGTCGGCGACTCCGGGGGGGACCCCGAAGACGTCTACGAGATGGCGCAGTACAGTCCGGTGGGAGCGTCCGAGTCTGTCACGCCGAGTTCGCTGTCCGAGGAGGCGGCGACGGCGGCCGCCACGGAGCGTCTCACCAGCGTCCTCGCGACCCAGACGGGGCGCCGACCGGAGCGAGCGAACGCGGGGTCGCGGCCGGACGTCCGGCGGGCACTCCGCAACAGCGTCTCGACGGGCGGTGTCCTCACCTCGCTCCCGGAGCTACACCGCAAGGAGACCGAGGTCCGTGGCGTGGTGTTCGCGGACGTGAGCCGGTCGATGCTGGACGTCCTCGACAGGTCGTTCCTGGTCAGTTTCCTCCGAGCCGTCCACCAGTCGTGGCGGAGTGCACAGACGTTCATCTTCGACACGGACGTCCGGGAGATAACCGACGCACTCGACACCGAAACCGCCGACGCGACGTTCGACGCCCTGGAGGCGGCAGAGGCAGCGTGGGGTGGCGGGACGCGCATCGGCCACGCCATCGAGTCGGTCCACGAACGGGACCCGGACGTCGTCGACCACCGGACGGTCGTCCTGGTGCTCAGCGACGGCCTGGAGATGGGGGAACTCGACGAACTCGAGTCCGGCATGGCGTGGCTGGCGCGGCGCGCCTCGCTGGTGGTGTGGCTGAACCCGCTCGCGAAGTCCAGCGAGTACGAGCCGACCGCGGCGGGCATGGCGACGGCAGTCCCGTACGTGGACTGTCTCTACCCGTTCGCGGGGGTCGAGGACGTCGACTCCCTCGCCCGCGAACTGCAGCTCTATCCACCGCGGCAGGTCGGTGTTCGGCCGAACACCGTCTACTGA
- a CDS encoding AAA family ATPase: protein MNPGTTPAGIESEADLRAAFESADYVAGDEIVTTVSLAITLEKPLLVEGPPGAGKTEIAKVLASALGTELVRLQCYEGLTAENALYEWNYTKQLLAVQTRASGGEGGSAEAESVFSEEYLLERPLLRALRAGAEAPPVLLIDEVDRADEAFEALLLEVLSDFQVSVPEIGTVRADVPPVVVITSNRTRGLSDALKRRCLYLYIEPPDYEKERTIVERKVPELEAALVDDVVGFVQGLRGSSLRKQPGISETLDWARAIATHHTDGDDLSVQEVKRTLACLLKEAEDVERVDEELIADLLDDPPAPAADEAATPGDTPDDG, encoded by the coding sequence ATGAATCCGGGCACCACGCCAGCGGGTATCGAGTCCGAGGCGGACCTCAGGGCGGCGTTCGAGTCGGCCGACTACGTCGCCGGCGACGAGATCGTGACCACGGTCAGTCTCGCGATCACCCTGGAGAAACCGCTGCTGGTCGAGGGGCCGCCGGGGGCGGGAAAGACCGAGATAGCGAAGGTGCTCGCGTCCGCGCTCGGCACGGAACTCGTGCGACTCCAGTGTTACGAGGGGCTCACCGCCGAGAACGCCCTCTACGAGTGGAACTACACGAAACAGTTGCTGGCCGTCCAGACGCGCGCCAGCGGCGGCGAAGGCGGGAGCGCTGAGGCGGAGTCGGTGTTCTCCGAGGAGTACCTGCTCGAACGACCGTTACTACGGGCGCTGCGGGCCGGGGCGGAGGCGCCACCGGTGTTGCTCATCGACGAGGTCGACCGGGCGGACGAGGCCTTCGAGGCGCTGCTGCTGGAGGTGTTGAGCGATTTCCAGGTGTCCGTTCCCGAGATCGGGACCGTCCGAGCCGACGTGCCGCCGGTCGTCGTCATCACGTCGAACCGGACGCGGGGACTCAGCGACGCGCTGAAACGGCGTTGTCTCTACCTTTACATCGAACCCCCGGACTACGAAAAGGAGCGCACCATCGTCGAGCGGAAGGTCCCGGAGCTAGAGGCGGCGCTGGTCGACGACGTCGTCGGGTTCGTCCAGGGACTGCGGGGGTCGTCGCTCCGCAAGCAGCCGGGTATCTCGGAGACGCTCGACTGGGCGCGAGCCATCGCGACCCACCACACGGACGGAGACGACCTCTCGGTCCAGGAGGTGAAACGGACGCTGGCCTGTCTCCTGAAGGAGGCAGAGGACGTCGAGCGCGTCGACGAGGAGCTGATCGCGGACCTGCTGGACGACCCTCCCGCTCCGGCGGCAGACGAGGCCGCGACCCCCGGCGACACCCCCGATGACGGCTGA